The sequence below is a genomic window from Harpia harpyja isolate bHarHar1 chromosome 3, bHarHar1 primary haplotype, whole genome shotgun sequence.
cacaaaaccaggattttttgAAACCAAGATTCCCAACCCTTTCAACCTACTTTGACCTTTTCCAGGAAAATACTTGATTGATAGGTGATCAAAATAAACCTTTTAGATGACAGGCAAAAATAACCTTCCATTGTAGGACTGTACAGGACTCCTGTAGGACTGTTCAGGAATGAACACGGTCTTACAGGTGTTTTTTAAATTGGACTACTACGGTGGTCTTGAATCGCTTTTTCTCCATACAAATAAAAGTTGCCTTGTACCGTTTTAAGATCATATCTGACAAAGTAACTCTTTCCACATTTTATTACTTTACTTTAAAAGTTTAAAGTCACGTGGATAAATACTATGACTTggaaaaagtcattaaaaacGTTGCAGTCGGAAGACTTGTGAGAACAGTTTCATATTTAGCAACTAGTTTACTAAAAATTCCTCTCGGTGTCACGTCGGTACCCTGTAAGCAACACGCTGCTAACACCAAGGCGCGTCCTTTCCCTGAGGCTTCCGCGTTCCAATGGCGTGGGGACCGACGCTCCACTTTTCCAAGAGGAGCAGAAGAGCAGcgggcccccgcccgcccggggcaCGTACGGccgctgcagctgcagggccccTTTCTAGGCCCCAACGCAGTCCCCAGGGCCCTCAGCGGGGCTGCTCGACTTTCGTCCGCTTCGGAGGGGGGTCGTCGGCACTCGCTTTCGTGTCGACGTTGTTTTcgccttcatcctcctcctcctcctcgtcctcatCATCCTCCTCGTCCTCGACATCGCCTGCCAGGGTTCAAGCGGGGCGCGGATAAGCGGCGCCCcgggggtgaggggaggggacggggccCCCCCGCCGGCCGTCCCCCCGCTACTCACcgcgcggcccgccgccgcccgccgcctctcTCTCCTCCTGCACCAGCGGCGCCAGCAGCTCCGCCACCCGCTCCTGCAGCTCGGCCaggccccgccgcagcccgcgCAGCTGGCCGCCCTCGCCCTCCTCCACCGGGCACGGCACCCGCACCGACCGCGTCTGCCCGTCGCGGTCCCTCAGCTCCGCCACCAGCTCCATCACGCCGCcgcccaacccccccccccccccccggaagcGCGCGCAGCCCAGCACGCCGCGCCCCGCGGTCACGTGCCCTCCGCCCGCGCCAGCTACCCCGCCGCTCCCCTGCGTGACGTGCGGCCCCGGTCACGTGGGGCGCGCGGTTCCGCTTCCGCTGTGGCGCCCCCTGGCGCCTCGGCCGCGTCTTTCCCGCCTCAGCTCGCCCTCGGCCTCGCGTCCCGGCgatggaggcggcggcggcggcgggcgccgagCCGGGGAGCGGCTGCGGGGGCGGCGCGGAGGAGCCCGTGGTCTCCTTGGCGGAGGTGCTAGCGGAGAACGAGGAGCTCGAGAAGGAGGCGCGGGCCGTGCTGGGGGGCAGCGACCACGAGCGCTGCAGCTACTCCCAGGTGGGGGCGGGGCCCGGcgccgcggggggcggggcggggcccgaCCGGGGGGCGGGGCCCGGCTGCGGGGGCGGGGTCAGGCCGGGGGGTGGGGCCGGGCAccccggggggcggggggggcgggggcggggccgcccggggccggggccggggccgggaccgggaccgggacccccc
It includes:
- the GON7 gene encoding EKC/KEOPS complex subunit GON7; protein product: MELVAELRDRDGQTRSVRVPCPVEEGEGGQLRGLRRGLAELQERVAELLAPLVQEEREAAGGGGPRGDVEDEEDDEDEEEEEDEGENNVDTKASADDPPPKRTKVEQPR